The proteins below come from a single Sporichthyaceae bacterium genomic window:
- a CDS encoding lysophospholipid acyltransferase family protein produces the protein MLYWIVKYFLLGPPLRAAFRPWSEGLENIPETGPAILASNHLSFSDSFFLPLVVSRRITFLAKEEYFTGTGLKGRFSAGFFRGVGQIPVNRSGGSASDNALDAGLGVLRSGALFGIYPEGTRSPDGRLYRGRTGVARLAIKAGVPVLPVAMVDTHRVQPPGRVLPKIARIGVKIGAPLDFSRYAGLEEDRFVLRSATDELMYELMQLSGQEYVDIYASQAKKNREPRGPHDRAA, from the coding sequence GTGCTCTACTGGATAGTGAAGTACTTCCTGCTGGGTCCGCCCCTGCGGGCGGCGTTCCGGCCCTGGTCGGAAGGTCTGGAGAACATCCCGGAGACCGGCCCGGCGATCCTGGCCAGCAACCACCTCTCGTTCAGCGATTCATTCTTTCTGCCCTTGGTGGTGTCCCGGCGGATCACGTTCCTGGCCAAGGAGGAGTACTTCACCGGCACCGGGCTGAAGGGGCGGTTCAGCGCCGGCTTCTTCCGCGGCGTCGGTCAGATCCCGGTGAACCGGTCCGGGGGCAGCGCCTCGGACAACGCCCTGGATGCGGGCCTTGGCGTGTTGCGCAGCGGCGCGCTGTTCGGCATCTATCCGGAGGGCACCCGATCCCCGGACGGGCGGCTGTACCGCGGGCGCACCGGAGTGGCGCGACTGGCCATCAAAGCCGGTGTACCGGTGCTGCCGGTGGCCATGGTGGACACCCACCGGGTGCAGCCGCCAGGCCGGGTGCTGCCGAAGATCGCCCGGATCGGGGTGAAGATCGGCGCGCCACTGGACTTCTCCCGGTACGCCGGGCTGGAGGAGGACCGGTTCGTGCTGCGCTCGGCCACCGACGAGCTGATGTACGAGCTCATGCAGTTGTCCGGTCAGGAATACGTGGATATCTACGCCAGCCAGGCCAAGAAGAACCGCGAACCCCGCGGCCCGCACGACCGGGCGGCCTGA
- a CDS encoding ABC transporter ATP-binding protein: MDGAAAIQLRGLHKNFGAVHAVRGIDLGVPAGQMVAFLGPNGAGKTTTIDMILGLSRPSAGIVEIYGTTPGRAVRKGLVAAVMQTGGLLKDLSVAETVEFTAALCTNPRPVGEVLERAGIAGIADRMVGKCSGGEQQRLRFAMALLPDPALLILDEPTQGMDVEGRREFWRAIRADARRGRTVLFATHYLDEADDHADRIVLIRRGEIVADGTPAQVKARAAGRAVRATLPDPDVATLRALPGVSSVEVRGNSVLVTTADSDLVARHLLTHTAARDLEIAALDLEDAFVALTSDQPAEVSS; this comes from the coding sequence ATGGATGGAGCAGCAGCGATCCAGCTGCGGGGGTTGCACAAGAACTTCGGGGCGGTGCACGCGGTTCGCGGCATCGACCTGGGCGTTCCCGCCGGTCAGATGGTGGCCTTTCTCGGGCCGAACGGGGCCGGGAAGACCACCACCATCGACATGATCCTGGGCCTGTCCAGACCGAGCGCGGGGATCGTGGAGATCTACGGCACCACGCCCGGCCGGGCGGTGCGCAAGGGCCTGGTGGCCGCGGTCATGCAGACCGGCGGGCTGCTCAAGGACCTCAGCGTGGCCGAGACCGTGGAATTCACCGCGGCGCTGTGCACCAACCCGCGCCCGGTGGGCGAGGTGCTGGAGCGGGCCGGCATCGCCGGGATCGCCGATCGCATGGTCGGCAAGTGCTCCGGCGGCGAGCAGCAGCGGCTGCGCTTCGCGATGGCGTTGTTGCCGGACCCGGCGCTGCTGATCCTCGACGAGCCGACCCAGGGCATGGACGTGGAGGGCCGCCGGGAGTTCTGGCGGGCCATCCGGGCCGATGCCCGCCGCGGGCGCACCGTGCTGTTCGCCACCCACTACCTGGACGAGGCCGACGACCACGCCGACCGCATCGTGCTGATCCGCCGCGGCGAGATCGTCGCCGATGGCACCCCGGCGCAGGTGAAGGCCCGGGCTGCGGGTCGGGCGGTGCGGGCCACGTTGCCCGATCCGGACGTCGCGACACTGCGGGCGCTGCCCGGCGTGAGTTCGGTGGAGGTGCGCGGGAACAGCGTGCTGGTGACCACCGCGGACAGCGACCTGGTTGCCCGTCACCTGCTCACCCACACCGCGGCCCGCGACCTGGAGATCGCGGCGCTGGACCTGGAGGACGCGTTTGTCGCGCTTACCTCCGATCAGCCTGCGGAGGTGAGTTCATGA
- a CDS encoding ABC transporter permease — protein MSEQAVDVAAALRRPDARFGGFSPTLVRLEVRRLLRNRRTLIFTVIAPPLFFLMFGLNDVYADLPHGNGNESASVLISMALYGAVLACTSGGAMVSIERAAGWSRQLRVTPLVPAAYIVVKMATSLVLGGASVLVVYATGVAAKKPDMPLWVWVISAFSVWIGALVFSALGLFIGYLLPSENVMQILGFVLMLCSFGGGLFIPLSQFSDTWRTVAAFTPLWGLNGLVHAPLHDGTFDWVWPVNLLAWLCVFVAGAVWRMSRDTARV, from the coding sequence ATGAGCGAGCAGGCCGTCGACGTGGCGGCGGCGCTGCGCCGTCCGGACGCCCGGTTCGGTGGTTTCTCCCCGACCCTGGTGCGGCTGGAGGTGCGTCGCCTGCTGCGCAACCGGCGCACGCTGATCTTCACGGTGATCGCGCCGCCGCTGTTCTTCCTGATGTTCGGGCTCAACGACGTTTACGCCGACCTGCCGCACGGCAACGGCAACGAGTCCGCCTCGGTGCTGATCTCCATGGCGCTCTACGGCGCGGTGCTGGCCTGCACCAGCGGTGGGGCGATGGTGTCGATCGAACGGGCGGCCGGGTGGAGCCGGCAGCTGCGTGTCACGCCGTTGGTCCCGGCGGCCTACATCGTGGTGAAGATGGCCACCTCGCTGGTGCTCGGCGGCGCCTCGGTGCTGGTCGTCTACGCCACCGGGGTGGCCGCCAAGAAACCGGACATGCCGTTGTGGGTCTGGGTGATCAGTGCGTTCAGCGTGTGGATCGGCGCCCTCGTGTTCAGCGCTCTGGGCCTGTTCATCGGCTACCTGCTGCCCTCGGAGAACGTCATGCAGATCCTCGGCTTCGTGCTGATGCTCTGCTCATTCGGCGGCGGACTGTTCATCCCGCTCAGCCAGTTCTCCGACACCTGGCGCACCGTCGCCGCGTTCACCCCGCTGTGGGGGCTCAACGGGCTCGTCCACGCGCCGTTGCACGACGGCACCTTCGACTGGGTGTGGCCGGTGAACCTGCTGGCCTGGCTGTGCGTGTTCGTGGCCGGCGCCGTCTGGCGGATGAGCCGGGACACCGCCCGGGTGTGA
- a CDS encoding DUF559 domain-containing protein, translating into MDLDVALQKCGGAARWKTLRGLGVSAHVLRSAGPELVIARGTFALPDAPAALVTAARVGGVASHGSAALLHGFGSWRPDPTLDVTVAAGSHSPQPGVRIHRARLCPAEIDPFRPLTATLRTVLDCARIMPLPEALVVMDAALHGGMVRRGPLQTAADAARGHGAAALRRAVRFADELAASPLESVLRLILTILDCELRSQVRIPGVVAPVDFVLDGWLVVEADGFEFHSDRQAYRQDRGRLNALAAHGYVLLRFTWEDVRFRPGWVLEQVARVLSLGPRHH; encoded by the coding sequence GTGGATCTCGATGTGGCACTGCAGAAGTGCGGCGGGGCGGCCCGATGGAAAACCCTGCGCGGCCTCGGGGTGTCGGCGCACGTGTTGCGATCCGCCGGGCCGGAACTCGTCATCGCCCGCGGCACTTTCGCGTTGCCGGACGCCCCGGCAGCGCTGGTGACGGCTGCCCGCGTGGGTGGGGTGGCTTCGCACGGAAGCGCCGCCCTGCTACATGGATTCGGGTCGTGGCGACCGGACCCGACGTTGGACGTCACCGTCGCGGCGGGCAGCCACTCACCCCAACCCGGTGTCCGGATCCACCGAGCGCGCCTGTGCCCTGCCGAAATAGATCCGTTCCGACCCCTGACGGCCACGCTGCGTACCGTGCTCGATTGCGCCCGCATCATGCCACTGCCCGAAGCCCTTGTCGTGATGGATGCAGCGCTGCACGGCGGCATGGTGCGACGCGGACCGCTGCAGACAGCAGCCGACGCGGCGCGTGGTCATGGCGCCGCAGCGCTGCGGCGCGCGGTGCGATTCGCCGACGAACTCGCCGCATCGCCGCTGGAGTCCGTTCTTCGACTCATCCTCACCATCCTCGATTGCGAGTTGCGCAGCCAAGTGCGCATCCCGGGCGTCGTCGCACCCGTGGACTTCGTGCTCGACGGATGGCTGGTCGTCGAGGCGGACGGCTTCGAGTTCCACTCCGACCGACAGGCCTACCGTCAGGACCGCGGACGCCTCAATGCCCTGGCGGCACACGGCTACGTGCTGCTGCGCTTCACCTGGGAGGACGTCCGCTTCCGGCCGGGTTGGGTCCTGGAGCAGGTGGCGCGGGTGCTCAGCCTCGGGCCACGACACCACTGA
- the glpK gene encoding glycerol kinase GlpK: MSILAIDAGTTGITALVVDETARVVGRGYQEFPQYFPASGWVEHDAEEIWQATLAACRTALDSAADAAPVTCIGITNQRETAVLWDRRTLRSPRKALVWQDRRTTAICERLIEAGHEPRVAELTGLRLDPYFTGTKLSWLAEHDPAWAGVRAGEVAVGTVDAYLIARLTGGQVHATDASNASRTLLYDITAGAWSQELCELLQVPMDALPAVRPSWGEFGRTDPDAFLGLSLPVTGVAGDQQAALFGQACYSPGDSKCTYGTGSFILINTGTQLIRSSAGLLTTVAWQAPHGALTYALEGAIFVTGAAVQWLRDGLGLIELAAQTEKLATSVPDTGGVVFVPALTGLGAPHWDPEARGAMFGLTRGTTPAHLARATLEAIAFQVRDVVDVMTADAGLTIPMLTVDGGASANGFLCQVQADQLQIPVERPEVLETTGLGAAFLAGLGAGVWPDPATLADTWRLDRRFEPGPRDDAAYRRWQVAVQRSRGWAGLG; the protein is encoded by the coding sequence ATGAGCATTCTCGCCATCGACGCCGGGACCACCGGAATCACTGCGCTGGTGGTCGACGAGACCGCCAGGGTGGTCGGGCGGGGGTATCAGGAATTCCCCCAGTACTTCCCCGCGTCGGGCTGGGTGGAGCACGACGCCGAGGAGATCTGGCAGGCCACGCTGGCCGCCTGCCGGACCGCGCTGGACTCCGCCGCCGACGCCGCGCCGGTGACGTGCATCGGCATCACCAACCAACGGGAGACCGCGGTGCTCTGGGACCGCCGCACGCTGCGCTCCCCGCGCAAAGCGCTGGTGTGGCAGGACCGGCGCACCACGGCGATCTGCGAACGGCTGATCGAGGCCGGGCACGAACCGCGGGTCGCCGAGCTCACCGGGCTGCGGCTGGACCCGTACTTCACCGGCACCAAGCTCTCCTGGCTGGCCGAGCACGACCCGGCGTGGGCGGGGGTGCGCGCGGGCGAGGTCGCGGTCGGCACCGTGGACGCCTACCTGATCGCCCGGCTGACGGGAGGTCAGGTGCACGCTACTGACGCCTCCAACGCCTCCCGCACACTGCTCTACGACATCACCGCGGGCGCCTGGTCGCAGGAGTTGTGCGAGCTGTTGCAGGTGCCCATGGACGCCCTGCCCGCCGTGCGCCCGTCCTGGGGCGAGTTCGGCCGCACCGACCCCGACGCCTTCCTGGGCCTGAGCCTCCCGGTCACCGGGGTGGCCGGGGACCAACAGGCGGCATTGTTCGGCCAGGCCTGCTACTCCCCCGGCGACTCCAAATGCACCTATGGCACCGGCTCGTTCATCCTCATCAACACCGGTACGCAGCTCATCCGGTCCAGCGCCGGGTTGCTCACCACGGTGGCCTGGCAGGCGCCGCACGGTGCCCTGACCTACGCGCTGGAGGGCGCCATCTTCGTCACCGGCGCCGCGGTGCAGTGGCTGCGCGACGGGCTGGGCCTGATCGAACTCGCGGCGCAAACCGAGAAGTTGGCCACCTCCGTACCGGACACCGGCGGCGTGGTGTTCGTGCCCGCGCTCACCGGCCTGGGTGCCCCGCACTGGGACCCCGAGGCTCGCGGCGCCATGTTCGGCCTGACCCGGGGCACCACCCCCGCACACCTGGCCCGGGCCACCCTGGAGGCCATTGCCTTCCAGGTGCGTGACGTGGTGGACGTGATGACCGCCGACGCCGGACTGACCATCCCGATGCTCACCGTGGACGGCGGAGCCAGCGCCAACGGGTTCCTCTGTCAGGTACAGGCCGACCAGTTGCAGATCCCGGTGGAACGCCCCGAGGTACTGGAGACCACCGGGTTGGGCGCCGCGTTCCTGGCCGGGTTGGGTGCCGGCGTCTGGCCGGACCCGGCCACCCTGGCCGACACCTGGCGCCTGGACCGCCGCTTCGAACCGGGCCCCCGCGACGACGCGGCATACCGCCGCTGGCAGGTCGCGGTCCAGCGGTCGCGCGGATGGGCCGGGCTCGGCTGA
- a CDS encoding methyltransferase domain-containing protein: MTDVANARRRLRTAVVWDGLRAALDARLPGREALEVLDVGGGTGGFAVPLAQAGHAVTVLDPNPDALAALERRAAEAGVGDRVRWLQADAADLSGLIAAGSCDLVLCHGVLEHVDDPTAVLKAVAGVLRPDGVVSVLVANPNGAALARAAAGHLDQARAVLADPAGRWGERDPLPRRFTAGQAAALFAAAGLTVFATHGVRVCVDLVPGGVVEGEPEAIEALLALEAVLAEHPDFHAVAGQLHLLATGLPGS, encoded by the coding sequence ATGACCGACGTGGCGAACGCCCGTCGCCGGCTCCGCACGGCGGTGGTGTGGGACGGGCTGCGGGCCGCGCTGGACGCGCGGCTGCCCGGCCGGGAGGCCCTCGAGGTACTGGACGTCGGCGGGGGCACCGGCGGCTTTGCGGTACCCCTGGCGCAGGCCGGGCACGCGGTCACCGTGCTGGACCCGAACCCGGACGCGCTGGCCGCGCTGGAGCGACGCGCAGCCGAGGCCGGGGTCGGCGACCGGGTGCGGTGGCTGCAGGCCGACGCTGCGGACCTCTCCGGTCTGATCGCGGCCGGTTCCTGCGACCTGGTGCTCTGCCATGGGGTGCTCGAGCACGTGGACGACCCGACCGCGGTGCTCAAGGCGGTGGCCGGGGTGCTGCGCCCGGACGGCGTGGTGAGCGTCCTGGTGGCCAACCCGAACGGAGCCGCGCTGGCCCGGGCCGCGGCCGGTCACCTGGACCAGGCCCGCGCCGTGCTGGCGGACCCGGCGGGCCGGTGGGGGGAGCGGGACCCGCTGCCGCGGCGGTTCACCGCCGGGCAGGCCGCAGCGCTGTTTGCGGCGGCGGGGCTGACGGTGTTCGCCACCCACGGCGTGCGGGTGTGCGTGGACCTGGTGCCGGGCGGTGTGGTGGAGGGCGAACCGGAGGCCATAGAGGCGTTGTTGGCGCTGGAAGCGGTGCTTGCCGAGCACCCCGATTTCCACGCCGTGGCCGGTCAACTGCACCTGTTGGCGACCGGCTTGCCCGGCTCGTGA
- a CDS encoding DUF3040 domain-containing protein: MPLSDHEQRLLEQMERALYAEDPKFVSSLRGTDLRSHYRRRAVQSAAGFVLGVGMLMAGVIVRGPMIAVSVLGFVLMLASALFAVSSWRKVSTGAETPRPVPGRTAKRPVKRSVSDRFEDRWRKRREGGQ; this comes from the coding sequence GTGCCGCTCTCCGACCACGAGCAACGTCTGCTGGAGCAGATGGAGCGGGCCCTCTATGCCGAGGACCCGAAGTTCGTGTCGTCGTTGCGCGGGACCGATCTGCGTAGCCACTACCGCCGGCGCGCCGTGCAGTCGGCGGCGGGATTTGTGCTCGGCGTGGGCATGCTGATGGCCGGCGTCATCGTCCGCGGCCCGATGATCGCGGTCAGCGTGCTCGGTTTCGTGCTGATGCTGGCCTCCGCCCTGTTCGCGGTGTCCAGCTGGCGCAAGGTTTCCACCGGCGCCGAGACCCCGCGCCCGGTCCCCGGCCGGACCGCCAAGCGGCCCGTCAAGCGCAGCGTCTCCGACCGCTTCGAGGACCGGTGGCGCAAGCGCCGCGAGGGCGGCCAGTAG
- a CDS encoding DUF3488 and transglutaminase-like domain-containing protein, whose translation MNSQGAELRRCLAGWLATLAASASLFAVLHGRDWFVRAAGVATVIAVLGAAGRAARVPRALLPLIQAAAGSIYLVVAFVSDQARDGFLPTHETLDRIRQMWTGGFDQFDRIVPPVTPTPEITFIAVSGVAAAALLVDMLAASYRQTALAGLPLLALYVVPVSVRPDEVSAWLFLAPAVAFLLLLAADSRDRLLGWGVPIGGRTEAGPVGRGPNQMSRMSRRIGVTVLSLSVVIPAAAPRLTHGVFGAKGVGDAKGKTISTLNPLVTMRRDLVRSADVDLLTLRTTSAHPSEVYLRTVTLDEFDGVEWKAARREVHAFNNLPEVAGLSPAVATSPVVTELTADASLQSDYLPMPFPPTKLTLTGEWRLDDLTDNVVSHKGRKQISGLHWSVQSLDLAPTKRDIANTPPSSAYLQSYLQLPANLPALVKDTALRETKGANNALEIGAALQAWFRQPGNFTYDLRTAPGSGNGALVDFLRDRRGYCEQFAATMAVMARQLGVPARVNVGFTAGRLAADGLSRTISAYDAHAWPELWIPNLGWTRFEPTPGSANSNPSAPSWLPVTGRGVQDPQDDNQSDEPTSQPQDATPVGGGAGLGDGGGQPDQAPGSDACDPGTRLNKNTQICEDIPAVWWKRWWKWELAGLGLLVLLAAPAVLRVLIRRRRWAVAGRSRSGSEVAEIAWRELADDAVDLGILWPAARTPRRTLAEVSAEGRLTVEGVAALGLLSSAVERSRYARDVPAGVDPARMRTAVLVVSTQLGVAAGEWRRFLAVVAPASIWFTVRAGVERLAKAVATRRAALRPQRAKG comes from the coding sequence GTGAACAGCCAGGGCGCAGAGCTGCGCCGTTGCCTCGCCGGCTGGCTGGCCACCCTGGCGGCCTCCGCGTCGCTGTTCGCCGTGCTGCACGGTCGGGACTGGTTCGTGCGCGCGGCCGGGGTGGCCACCGTGATCGCGGTGCTCGGCGCGGCCGGGCGCGCGGCCCGAGTGCCCCGGGCGCTGCTCCCGCTGATCCAGGCGGCGGCGGGGTCTATCTATCTGGTCGTCGCCTTCGTTTCCGACCAGGCGCGTGACGGGTTCCTGCCCACCCACGAGACTCTCGACCGGATCCGCCAGATGTGGACCGGCGGCTTCGACCAATTCGACCGGATCGTCCCGCCGGTCACCCCCACCCCGGAGATCACGTTCATTGCGGTGAGCGGGGTGGCCGCCGCCGCGCTGCTGGTGGACATGCTGGCCGCGAGCTATCGGCAGACCGCGTTGGCCGGGCTGCCGTTGCTGGCCCTGTATGTGGTGCCGGTCTCGGTGCGCCCGGACGAGGTGTCCGCCTGGTTGTTCCTGGCGCCGGCGGTGGCCTTCCTGTTGCTGCTGGCCGCGGACAGCCGGGACCGGTTGCTCGGCTGGGGCGTGCCCATCGGTGGGCGCACCGAGGCCGGCCCGGTCGGTCGCGGTCCCAACCAGATGTCCCGGATGAGCCGCCGCATCGGGGTCACCGTGCTCTCGTTGTCCGTGGTCATACCCGCCGCGGCACCACGGCTGACGCACGGCGTGTTCGGCGCCAAGGGCGTCGGCGATGCCAAGGGCAAGACGATCTCCACCCTGAACCCGTTGGTGACGATGCGCCGGGACCTGGTGCGGTCCGCCGACGTGGACCTGCTCACCCTGCGCACCACCTCCGCGCACCCCAGCGAGGTGTACCTGCGCACGGTGACCCTCGATGAGTTCGACGGCGTGGAGTGGAAGGCGGCACGCCGCGAAGTGCACGCGTTCAACAACTTGCCGGAGGTGGCGGGCCTGTCCCCCGCGGTGGCCACCAGCCCCGTGGTCACCGAGCTCACCGCCGACGCCTCGCTGCAGTCGGACTACCTGCCGATGCCGTTCCCGCCCACCAAGCTGACCCTGACCGGCGAGTGGCGGCTGGACGACCTGACCGACAACGTGGTCAGCCACAAGGGCCGCAAGCAGATCTCCGGTCTGCACTGGAGCGTGCAGAGCCTCGACCTCGCACCGACCAAGAGGGACATCGCGAACACCCCGCCCAGCAGCGCGTACCTGCAGAGCTACCTGCAACTGCCGGCCAACCTGCCCGCGCTGGTCAAGGACACCGCGTTACGAGAGACCAAGGGCGCGAACAACGCCCTGGAGATCGGTGCCGCGCTGCAGGCGTGGTTCCGGCAACCGGGCAACTTCACCTACGACCTACGCACCGCGCCGGGCAGCGGCAACGGCGCGCTGGTCGACTTCCTGCGCGACCGGCGCGGTTACTGCGAACAGTTCGCCGCGACCATGGCGGTGATGGCGCGTCAGCTCGGCGTGCCGGCCCGGGTGAACGTCGGATTCACCGCCGGGCGGCTGGCCGCCGACGGGCTGAGCCGGACCATCAGTGCCTACGACGCACACGCTTGGCCGGAGTTGTGGATTCCGAACCTGGGCTGGACGCGGTTCGAGCCGACGCCCGGCTCGGCCAATTCCAATCCCAGCGCACCGAGTTGGCTGCCGGTGACCGGCCGGGGCGTGCAGGACCCGCAGGACGACAACCAGAGCGACGAGCCGACCTCCCAGCCGCAGGACGCGACCCCCGTGGGCGGCGGGGCCGGGCTGGGCGACGGTGGTGGCCAGCCCGACCAGGCGCCGGGCTCGGATGCCTGCGACCCCGGCACTCGCTTGAACAAGAACACCCAGATCTGTGAGGACATCCCCGCCGTCTGGTGGAAGCGGTGGTGGAAGTGGGAACTCGCCGGCCTCGGCCTGCTCGTGTTGCTGGCCGCACCCGCCGTGCTGCGGGTGCTCATCCGGCGGCGCCGTTGGGCGGTGGCGGGCAGATCGCGGTCGGGATCCGAGGTGGCCGAGATCGCCTGGCGCGAGCTGGCCGACGACGCCGTCGACCTGGGCATCCTGTGGCCGGCGGCGCGCACCCCACGCCGCACGCTGGCCGAGGTGAGCGCCGAGGGTCGGCTGACCGTGGAGGGAGTCGCCGCACTCGGCCTGCTCAGTAGTGCGGTGGAGCGCAGCCGCTACGCCCGCGACGTGCCGGCCGGGGTGGACCCGGCCCGGATGCGCACCGCGGTGCTGGTGGTGTCCACCCAGCTCGGGGTGGCGGCCGGTGAGTGGCGGCGGTTCCTGGCCGTGGTGGCCCCGGCCTCGATCTGGTTCACCGTGCGCGCCGGCGTGGAGCGGCTGGCCAAAGCCGTCGCCACTCGGCGGGCGGCGCTGCGTCCGCAGCGCGCCAAGGGCTAG
- a CDS encoding DUF58 domain-containing protein, whose product MRPLRGLTVRGRSFLVAGIAALICALVLGQQDLLRVSVLLLTLPFICMIVVRRTQHTVTCSRSVDPGRVQAGEETKVTLRLENSSLVPTGLLLAEDTLPRGMSARPRFVIDQLDPRGQRDVFYKVRSQVRGRYPIGPLTLRVADPFGMCEVARAFPGVDDLIVIPVVEALPVVLLGGEWTGSNDSHPSSIPSAGEDDIGTREYRHGDALHRVHWRSTARRGELMVRREEHPRQSRATILLDARGGAHYGEGRNSSLEWGVSAAASLAVHLTRREFTLRVMNETGDGLAGLNSDVIAPLPDVEGLLLDALAVLLPTNTPSLREAGLALARAGTDSLVIAVLGSLSDQDAADLAHRRQGTTTAIAVLLRTETWIGLAPDAAAETAFEHNVALLRNAGWRVIPVRVGDRLPDLWPLAARRGTPGIDHSVVA is encoded by the coding sequence GTGAGGCCATTGCGCGGCCTGACCGTGCGCGGTCGGTCGTTCCTCGTCGCGGGCATCGCCGCGTTGATCTGCGCGCTGGTGCTCGGTCAGCAGGACCTGTTGCGCGTTTCGGTGCTGCTGCTCACTCTTCCGTTCATCTGCATGATCGTGGTGCGGCGTACCCAACACACCGTCACCTGCAGCCGGTCGGTGGATCCGGGTCGGGTACAGGCGGGCGAGGAAACCAAGGTCACCCTGCGGCTGGAGAACAGTTCGCTGGTGCCCACCGGACTGTTGTTGGCCGAGGACACCCTGCCCCGCGGGATGAGCGCCCGGCCCCGGTTCGTCATCGACCAGCTGGATCCGCGCGGGCAGCGCGACGTGTTCTACAAGGTGCGCAGCCAGGTCCGCGGTCGCTACCCCATCGGCCCGCTGACCCTTCGGGTGGCCGACCCGTTCGGGATGTGCGAGGTCGCCCGCGCCTTCCCCGGCGTCGATGACCTGATCGTGATCCCGGTGGTCGAAGCGCTGCCGGTGGTGCTGCTCGGCGGGGAGTGGACAGGCAGCAACGACAGCCATCCCAGCTCCATCCCGTCGGCCGGCGAGGACGACATCGGCACCCGCGAGTACCGGCACGGCGACGCGCTGCACCGCGTGCACTGGCGCTCCACTGCCCGCCGCGGTGAGCTCATGGTGCGCCGCGAGGAGCACCCCCGACAGAGCCGCGCGACGATTCTGTTGGACGCCCGGGGCGGCGCGCATTACGGCGAGGGGCGGAACTCCTCGCTGGAATGGGGGGTGTCCGCGGCCGCGTCGCTGGCCGTGCATCTGACCCGCCGCGAATTCACGTTGCGGGTGATGAACGAGACCGGCGATGGCCTGGCCGGGTTGAACTCCGACGTGATCGCCCCGCTGCCCGACGTCGAAGGTCTGCTGCTGGACGCGTTGGCCGTGCTCCTGCCGACCAACACCCCGTCGTTGCGCGAGGCCGGCCTGGCGTTGGCCCGGGCGGGCACCGACAGCTTGGTGATCGCCGTGCTCGGCTCGCTCAGCGACCAGGACGCGGCCGACCTGGCGCATCGCCGGCAGGGCACCACCACCGCGATCGCGGTGCTGCTGCGCACCGAGACCTGGATCGGGCTCGCCCCCGACGCCGCCGCGGAGACGGCCTTCGAACACAACGTGGCGCTGCTGCGCAACGCCGGGTGGCGGGTGATCCCGGTCCGGGTCGGCGACCGGTTACCCGACCTGTGGCCGTTGGCCGCGCGGCGCGGCACGCCCGGCATCGACCACTCGGTGGTGGCGTGA
- a CDS encoding MoxR family ATPase: MTAFPYDGPGATLPSVTAQATAGDYGVTVGPTITETAGRIQAAVERVIIGKRDSVRLALIVLLAEGHLLVEDVPGVGKTMLSKALARSIDCTVRRIQFTPDLLPSDITGVSIWNMERRDFEFKPGAIFANIVIGDEINRASPKTQSALLECMEENQVTVDGVTYELAAPFMVVATQNPVEMEGTYPLPEAQRDRFMARVSMGYPDAAAEMEMIEGHGQSSPLEQLTPVADAYTVVRLIRAVREVHVSTSVKQYAIDIVAATRTSPELRLGASPRATLQLIRAGRATAALDGRDFVLPDDIQALAQSVLAHRLLTTAEAQIARRTAGAVVADIVRRIPLPTGR, encoded by the coding sequence GTGACCGCCTTCCCCTATGACGGGCCCGGCGCCACGCTGCCGAGCGTCACGGCGCAGGCGACGGCGGGTGACTACGGCGTGACGGTCGGGCCCACCATCACCGAGACGGCGGGCCGCATTCAGGCCGCGGTGGAGCGGGTCATCATCGGCAAGCGGGACTCGGTGCGGCTGGCGTTGATCGTGCTGTTGGCCGAGGGACACCTGCTGGTCGAGGACGTGCCGGGCGTCGGCAAGACCATGCTGTCCAAGGCCCTGGCCCGGTCGATCGACTGCACGGTGCGGCGCATCCAGTTCACCCCGGATCTGCTGCCATCGGACATCACCGGGGTGTCCATCTGGAACATGGAAAGGCGCGACTTCGAGTTCAAGCCCGGCGCCATCTTCGCCAACATCGTCATCGGCGATGAGATCAACCGCGCTTCCCCCAAGACCCAATCCGCGCTGCTGGAGTGCATGGAGGAGAACCAGGTCACCGTGGACGGCGTGACCTATGAGTTGGCCGCCCCGTTCATGGTTGTCGCCACCCAGAACCCGGTCGAGATGGAGGGCACCTATCCGCTGCCCGAGGCACAGCGCGACCGGTTCATGGCCCGGGTCTCCATGGGCTACCCGGACGCCGCCGCCGAGATGGAGATGATCGAGGGGCACGGCCAGAGCTCACCGCTGGAGCAGCTCACTCCGGTCGCTGACGCCTACACGGTGGTCCGCCTTATCCGGGCCGTGCGCGAGGTCCACGTTTCGACCAGCGTCAAGCAGTACGCCATCGACATCGTCGCGGCCACCCGAACCAGTCCGGAACTGCGTCTGGGCGCCTCCCCGCGGGCCACCCTGCAACTGATCCGCGCCGGTCGCGCCACGGCAGCCCTGGACGGCCGCGACTTCGTACTGCCCGACGACATCCAGGCCCTGGCCCAGTCGGTGCTCGCGCACCGACTACTCACCACCGCCGAGGCGCAGATCGCGCGGCGCACCGCCGGCGCGGTGGTCGCCGACATCGTCCGGCGCATCCCCCTCCCCACCGGAAGATGA